Part of the Streptomyces europaeiscabiei genome is shown below.
GCGAGGGGAAGGTCGAGGAGCTCACGGACGACCGGCTGAACGTGGTCATCCACCGGGCCGTCGGCGACACCACGGACGAGGTGCGACATGTGACGGTCACCGGGCTGGGGGAACGGTGGGCATCCGTGGAGCTGGGTGTGCTGTCCGCGTGACGCCGGGTCGTCTGCGGCTCGTCTGTTCCGACAAGGCGTCGGCAAGATGTTGCGTCGGCCGTCCTCGGCGTGGTCACATGGTAACCAGTCCTTGGTTAGGTCTACCTAACTTGGTTCGCCGGTGGCACCAGGAGGCGTCCATGTCGACAGCGGAGCGTAAGCCGACCGGGGCGGGCGGGGTGTCGATGCGGGACCTTCTGGCGGCGTGTGCGGCGGCGAAGGTGATCTCCACGCCGCCGGCTCCGCCAGCGGCTCCGCCGGTGAAGGTGGAGGGGCGGCGGACTGTGGTTGAACGGTGCCCCAGGGCTGCGTAGCGCCGCGGGAGGGGTGTCTCGGGTCGTGTCGCGGCTGGCGGGTGGGTGGGGGCTGGTCGCGCAGTTCCCCGCGCCCCTGAAGGGCCGGGGTTTCCTGCCCGGCGACCAGAAATGACCCTCTGTTCGACCCGACCGCGCTCTGCCCTGCGGGCGGACATGGCGGCCTCTGCTCGATCAGGGCCGCCCTCGCGGCGCTGGCCGCCGAACGGCTCGCGGCGGGCGGGGAACTGGAGCCGCCCTCTGCTCGATCACGGCCACCCTCTGCCCTGCGGCCGGAAATGGCCCTCTGCTCGATCACGGCCACCCTCTGCCCTGCAGGCGGGCGGATATGGCGCCCTCTGCTTGATCAGGACCGCGCTCTGCAGGCGGCCGGACATGGCGCCCTCTGCTCGACCACGACCAACCTCTGCCCTGCGGCCGGAAATGGCCCTCTGCTCGATCACGGCCACCCGCTGCCCTGCGGCTGAAAATGGCGGCGCCTTCTACTCGACCACGATCACCTTCGTGCCGATGCCGGCGAACTCCCACATCGCCTTGCCGTCCTTGCGGGCCTCTCGGATGCCGCCCGTCTTGGTGGTGGGGTCGGGCTCGGGGGTGGAGCCGTCCACCGCCGCGCTGAAGCCGATGGAGACGCCGTCGACCGTGGCGAAGCGGACGACGTTCTCGATGGGGGTGCCGTCGGAGCCGGTGACGGCGGCGGAGCGGGACGTGACCGTGTAGGTGGCGGGGGTGGGGTCGACCGTGCTGGGGGTGACCTCGAAGGTGCGGGTGACCTTCTCGTTCGCGCCGACCAGCCAGACGCGGTCGTCGTCGAGGGAGTAGACGACACGTTCGCCGGAGCCCGAGTCGTCGGGGAGGACCTCGTCGGTGTCCTTCTCCCGGTCGGCGGGGGCCTTGGACTTCGGGAGCGCCGAGGACTTGGAGGGTGACGGTTTCCCGAGGTCGTCGGGCGCGTGCGCCGACGCCTGATAGGTGAGGAAACCGACTGCGGCGATGGCCGCCGCGGTGAGCCCGGCCACGAATACCGAGCTGCTACTGGCCACCTTCTGAGTCCACCTCTCGTACCCACGTACGCCCTTGAAGTACGTCTGTGCTGTGACGGTAGCAGCAGAGGGGACGTGTACCAGGTCGGCCGTGGCCCGGCCCGAAGCGCCGTAGGCTGTTTGTGTGCTCTTGCTCGCTCTGGATACCGCCACCCCCGCCGTCACCGTCGCGCTGCACGACGGGACGGACGTCGTCGCCGCGTCGAGTCAGGTGGACGCGCGTCGCCACGGGGAACTGCTGCTGCCCGCCGTCGACCGGGTCCTCGCCGAGGCGGGCACCCGCCTCGACGCCGTCACCGGCATCGTCGTGGGCATCGGCCCCGGCCCGTACACCGGGCTGCGCGTCGGCCTCATGACCGCCGACACCTTCGGCCTCGCCCTCGGGGTCCCCGTCCACGGCGTATGCACCCTCGACGGGCTCGCGTACGCGGCCGGGGCCGAGAAATCGGTCGAGGGACCGTTCGTGGTGGCGACCGACGCCCGGCGCAAGGAGGTGTACTGGGCGCGGTACGAGGACGCCCGGACGAGAGTCACCGAGCCGGCCGTCGACCGGCCCGCCGAGATCGCCGAAGCGGTGGCCGGACTGCCGGCCGTGGGGGCCGGGGCGGTCCTCTATCCCGGCACCTTCCCGGACGCCCGCGCGCCCGAGCACGTCTCCGCGGCCGCCCTCGCGGCGCTGGCCGCCGAACGGCTCGCGGCGGGCGGGGAACTGGAGCCGCCCAGGCCGCTGTATCTGCGCCGGCCCGACGCCCAGGTGCCCAAGAACTACAAGGTGGTCACCCCCAAGTGACGACCCCGGTGCTGCGCGAGATGCGCTGGTGGGACATCGAGCCCGTCCTGGAGCTGGAGAAGGACCTCTTCCCCGAGGACGCCTGGTCCCGTGGCATGTTCTGGTCGGACCTCGCGCACGCGCGCGGGCCCCAGGCGACCCGGCGGTACTACGTGGCCGAGGACGCCGCAGGCGACGGTGACAGCGGCGGCAGGCGGATCGTCGGCTACGGGGGCCTCGCCTCCGCGGGCGACGTCGCCGACGTCCAGACCATCGCCGTCGCCCGGGAACATTGGGGCACCGGCCTCGGCGCGCTGATCCTCACCGAGCTGCTGCGGACCGCCACCACTTTCGAGTGCGCCCAGGTGATGCTCGAATGCCGGGTCGACAACGTCCGTGCCCAGAAGCTCTACGAACGCTTCGGCTTCGAGGCGATCGGCTTCCGCCGCGGCTACTACCAGCCGGGGAACGTGGACGCCCTCGTCATGCGCCTCAACGACCCTTCCGCATCCGTACAAGGAACCGAGATCAATGGCTAGGTCAATGGCTGACGAACCGCTGGTCCTGGGGATCGAGACCTCCTGCGACGAGACCGGTGTCGGCGTCGTGCGCGGCACCACACTGCTGGCCGACGCGATCGCGTCGAGCGTCGACGAGCACGCCCGCTTCGGCGGCGTGGTGCCCGAGGTCGCCTCCCGCGCGCACCTGGAGGCGATGGTCCCGACGATCGAACGCGCGTTGAAGGAAGCGGGGGTGAGCGCGAAGGACCTCGACGGCATCGCCGTCACCGCCGGGCCGGGGCTCGCGGGTGCGCTGCTGGTGGGTGTCTCGGCCGCCAAGGCGTACGCGTACGCGCTCGGCAAGCCGCTGTACGGCGTCAACCACCTCGCCTCCCACATCTGCGTCGACCAGTTGGAGCACGGGGCGCTGCCCGAGCCGACGATGGCGCTGCTGGTGTCGGGCGGGCACTCGTCGTTGCTGCTGTCCACGGACATCACGTCGGACGTACGGCCGATGGGCGCGACGATCGACGATGCGGCGGGCGAGGCCTTCGACAAGATCGCGCGGGTGCTGAACCTCGGGTTCCCGGGCGGGCCGGTCATCGACCGGTACGCGAAGGAGGGTGACCCGACCGCGATCGCGTTCCCGCGGGGGCTCACCGGGCCCCGCGACCCCGCCTACGACTTCTCCTTCTCCGGTCTGAAGACCGCCGTGGCCCGCTGGATCGAGGCCAGGCGGGCGGCGGGCGAGGACGTTCCGGTGCGGGATGTGGCGGCTTCCTTCCAGGAGGCCGTGGTGGATGTGCTGACGCGCAAGGCCGTGCGGGCCTGCCGTGATCAGGGGGTGGATCATCTGATGATCGGTGGCGGCGTCGCGGCCAACTCCCGGCTGCGGGTGCTCGCCCAGGAGCGGTGCGAGGCCGCCGGGATCAGACTCCGGGTGCCCCGGCCCAAGTTGTGCACGGACAACGGGGCGATGGTGGCCGCGCTGGGCGCCGAGATGGTGGCGCGGGGGCGCGCCGCTTCGGACTGGGACCTGTCCGCGGACTCGTCGTTGCCGGTGACGGATCCGCATGTGCCGGGGCGCGCCGCTGGCCACGGCCACGGCCACGGGCATACGCACGATCACGATCATGTGCACGAGGTCGCGAAGGACAACCTGTACTCGTGACGACCGTCGCGTTGATGTGGGAGGCGCGGGCGGTGGCCGGGCGGGGGGAGGAACTCCTCGCCTGGGCGCGGGCCCAGGAGCTTCCCGTACGGCCGCTGCGGCGCGAGACGCTCAGGGCGCCGCAGGACCGGGTGCTGGTCATCACGTGGTGGGATGCGGAGTACGACGCCGATCTACCCGAACTGCCGGAGCCCGGCGCGGAGTTGGTCAGTCGGACGGTGCACCGGTGGAGGTTCGAGTCACTGGGTGGGTGAGGCGTCGGTGCTGACTTTCGCCGACGCGGTCCAGGGCGAGGAAGAAGACGGCGAGGCAGAGCAGCGGGACGCCCCCGAGCAGCAGGAGCGTGTGTGCCGGCCGGTCGGTGAAGAGCAACCCGGTGGTGAGGGCGAACATGGCGGCCGCGACGACCAGGCTCGCGATGCCCGCCCGCCGCGCTGCCATGCGCCGTCGCGTTCCCCGGGCGATGCGCTCCTCCACCTCCGGTCGCGTCTCCAGGGACGTGAGCCCGAGCCGCAGGGCTGTGGCGCACAGGTCGGCGACCTCGGCGATCGGGTCGGTCAACTGGTACTCGTCGAGGTGCGGGAGGCGGATCCGGCGACCCTCGGTGGAGTAGAGATACCCCGACCAGCGAGGGGCGCTCCCCTTGTTGTCCTCGACCCGGATGCCGTAGATGTCGGACCAGGCCCAACTACGGGTGCGTATCACCCCGCGTACGGTGACCCCGTCGGCCGTGACGGACGTACGCGCCCGCCACTGCTCCAGCACTGCCCGGCAGGCGACGGCCAGCCACGCCACCACGGCCAGCACGTCCCAGCCCGACGGCCCGAGCGTCGCCATCGCGTGCAGCGCGCCGGCGGAGACCAGCCCCGCCGCGACCAGCGTGGTGAGGAACGCGGGCGGAATTCCCCGCCGTCTGCGGTAATCCCGCTCGATGCCGTTGCTCATGGGGCCGTTATAACCCGTCTCAGTGAGCGTGAGGTAAGGATGCTGCGGCGCGTATCGAGGGGGAGTACGTGGCTGTTCGGTGGAGCAGCCGCCACCCCCGCCACCATCCACAGCCGCGACTCCGAGGGCATCACCCCGTCCCCGCCTCGGCCCCTCCGCCTGGGCCGCGTTCGTCGCGCACGCGGCGGCCCAGGCGGAGGGACGAACGGCCGTCAGCTCTCCACGGCCCGGACCTCCGTATCGCAGTGCAACCGGCGGTCCGGGCCCACCTCGCGCACAGGGCCCGTCAGGGTCAGCCGCACCCGGTGGCGTACGTCCACGCTCGACGCGGCCAACCGCAGTTCCAGGTCGCCCGGTTCGACCACGCGCCGCCCCGAACGGTCCGTGAAGGACGACACGTCCGCGTGGAAGCGGAAGGTCACCCGCCGCGCCTCACCCGGCTCCAGCTCCACGCGCCGGTAGGCGATCAGGCGTACGTCCGGGCGGGTCACCGAGGCCACCGGGTCGTGCAGGTAGAGCTGGACGACCTCCGCACCCGCCCGCTCTCCCGTGTTGCGGACGGTCAGCGAGACGTCGTACGTGCCGTCTCCGTCCGTCGAGAGCTCAGCGCCCTCGCCCCCGTCCTCGAAGTCCGTCCACGCGAACGTGGTGTACGAGCCGCCGTGCCCGAAGGGATACAGCGGGGTGGGGTCGATGTTGCTCGCGCCGCCCAGGAGGCCCAATGGCGGCTGGAGGTACGTCCACGGCTGGCCACCGGGCCGGTGCGGGACGCTCACCGGGAGGCGGCCGGACGGGGAGACGCGGCCCGACAGCACTCCCGCCACCGCCGGGCCGCCCTCCTCCCCGGGGAAGAACGCCTGGACCACGCCCGCCAGTCGCCCGTGCCAGCGGCCCAGCGCGTACGGACGCCCGGTGAGCAGGAGCGCCACCACCGGCGTACCCGTGGCGATCAACGCGTCCAGCAGCTCCGCCTGGACCCCGGGCAGGCGCAGATCCTCCGCGTCGCAGCCCTCACCCGAGGTGCCACGGCCGAACAGGCCCGCCCGGTCGCCGAGCACCGCCACGCAGACGTCGGCCTCGGAGGCCCGCGCGACCGCCTCCGGGAACCCTCCTGTGTCCGCACCGTCCACGTCACTGCCCGCCGCGTACGTGATCTTCGCGTCGGGGAGTTCGGTGCGCAGGGACTGGAGGACGGTCGGGATCTCGATGCCCAGCGGCGTGCCGGGGTGGGCCGGCAGGACGTGGGAGGGGAAGGAGTAGCAGCCGAGCATGGCGAGCGGGTCGTCGGCGCGTGGGCCCACCAGCGCGATCCTGATGTCCGGGGCCAACGGCAGTACGTCGTCGGGGTTGTCCAGCAGGACGACCGACTCCTCGGCCAGGCGGCGGGCCAGGGCGCGGTTCGCCGTCGAGTCCAGGGAGATGCGCTCGACATCCGGTTCCGGGGCCCAGTCCTCGTCGAGCATGCCCAGCTCGCACTTCTGGAGCAGGACCCGGCGGGCCGCCCGGTCCACCAGGGACTCCGGGCTCTCACCCGCCCGCACCGCCTCCACGAGGGGCTTGCCGTAGCAGCGCAGGGTCGGCAGTTCCACGTCGAGGCCCGCCGCCAGCGCCGCGTGCGCGGCCTCCGCGCGGCTTCCCGCCACGCGGTGGTTCGTCTCCAGGAAGCCGATGCCGAAGTAGTCGGAGACGACCGTGCCGGTGAAGCCCCAGTCGTCGCGCAGGAGTTCGGTCAACAGGTGGGGGTCCGCCGAGACCGGGACGCCGTCCGTCTCCGTGTACGCCGCCATCACCGAGCGCGCGCCGCCCTCGCGCACCGCCATCTCGAACGGGGGCAGGGTCACGTCCGCGAACTCCCGTACACCGGCCCGTACGGGCGCGTGGTTGCGAGCGCCGACGGACGCGGCGTACCCCGCGAAGTGCTTCAGCGTGGCGACGATCCCGGCCGACTCCAGGCCACGGACGTACGCCGTGCCGACCGTGGACACGAGGTACGGGTCCTCGCCGATCGTCTCCTCGACCCGCCCCCAGCGCGGGTCGCGGACCACGTCCAGAACGGGGGACAGTCCCTGGTGGATGCCGACGGAGGCCAGGTCGTCGCCGATCCGCCGGGCCATCTCCTCCACGAGCGCGGGGTCGAAGGTCGCGCCCCAGGCCAGGGGGACCGGGTAGGCGGTCGCGCGCCAGGCGGTGAAGCCGGCGAGGCACTCCTCGTGGGCGACGGCGGGGATGCCGAAACGGTTCGCGGCCATGATGCGGCGCTGGGCGCGGGCCAGTGCACGCGCGCCCAGCGCCGGGTCCACGGGGGCCGTGCCGAAGACACGGGTGAGCTGGCCGAGGCCCCGGGTGATCAGCTCGTCGAAGTCGAACGACTCCGTCATGCCCTGCTCGTCGGGGGCGATGTCCTCGCCGTTCGAGTCGCTCTTCACCCACACGCCGTAGAGCTGGGCGGTCTTCTCCTCCAGGGTCATCCGGGAGAGAAGGTCGTCGACCCGGGCCGCTGCGGGCAGGGCGGGGTCACGCCAAAGGGCCGTGGTCATGAAACTCCTGTCATGGGTTGGTGAGTTTCAGTGGCAACGATGCGATGGGGGTGTCACTTGCCTCCCACCCCCATCAACCCGCCCACCAGCGCCCGTCGCGCCACCAGGTACACGGCGAAGATCGGGATGCCGGAGAGGACGACCGAGGCGAGCACGGCGGGGATGTTGATGCCGAACTGGCTGACGTAGTTGAAGAGTCCGAGGGTGAGAACGCGCGGCTCGTCGGACTGGGTGAAGATCAGCGGGAAGAGGAACCCGTTCCAGGCCTGGAGCGCCGAGAAGATGACGACCGTGCTGATGCCGCCCTTGGCCAGCGGGATCGTCAGCTGGAAGAGCATCCGGAGCGGGGACGCGCCGTCCAGGGCCATCGCCTCGTACAGGTCTTCGGAGACGTCCCGGAGTGTGCCCACCAGGACCAGGACCGAGACCGGCATCGCGAAGGCGGCCGTCGGGAGGATGACGGCCAGGAGGGTGTCGTAGAGGTCGAGTTTCGCGATCAGCAAATACAACGGGACGACCACCGCCTGTGCCGGGATCGCCACGCCCAGGAGGAACAGGCGGAAGGCCGCGTTCGACCAGCGGTCGCGGGTACGGACGGTGACGTACGCCAGAGGGATGGACAAGGACAGGACGATGCCCACGACCGACACCGCGACGATCGCCGTGTTGCTCAGCAGATGGCCGAAGCCGGTGGTGAGGACGGTGTTGTAGTTGTCGAGGGTCGGGTCCGTGGGGGGCTTGAGGGGGTTGCCCGTCAGAGCCTTGTCGGCGCCCGTGAGGGAGGCCGACAGCATCGCGTAGATGGGGATCAGGACGATGGCCAGCCAGATGAACGCGCCCAGGCCCGCCACCGGGTTGGCGCGCCTGGTCCAGTGGCGTCGGCGGCGAGAGGCGGTCACGCGCTCGCGCGAGGGCTCGTCGGTCTTCGTGGGGCGCGCCAACGTGTCGTGTGACATTCCGGCCCGTCACATCCCTTCGCGGGTGCTGCGCATGGCGCCGAATCCCGTCAGCCGGACCAGGACCAGCGAGAGGCCGGTCGCGGCGATGACCAGGAAGGACGCGATGGCGCTCGCGTAGCCGAAGTCGTAGGTCTTGAAGCCCGCCTCGTACATCAGGTAGGGCAGGATCGCGGTGTCCGTGCCGGGGCCGCCCTTGGTGAGGATCAGGACCGTCTCGAAGTACGTCAGTGAGCCGACGACCATCAGGACCGTGGACGTGGTGATCGTGTGGCGCAGCTGCGGGAGCGTGATCGAGAAGAACTGGCGGTAGCGGCCGGCACCGTCGATGGCGGCGGCCTGGTAGAGGACGTCGGGGATCTGGCGGGCCCCGCCCTGGTAGATCAGGGTGTGGAAGGGGATGAACTGCCAGCCGCCGACGAAGACGATCGCGAGGAACGCGCCGCTCTGCGAGCCCAGGGTGTCCTTCTGGATGATGCCGAAGTTCGGGTCGAGGAGGGCGTAGAAGAGGATCGCGATGGCGGTGGAGGAGAGCAGGAACGGGACGAAGAAGACCGCGGAGAGGATCGCGCGGTTGCGCTGCCGGCCCGCCGCCCAGACGCCGAGCAGGAGGGCGATGACCGTCTGGAACACCCAGCTGGCGACCGTCAGGACGACGGTCAGCCACAGGGACTGCGTCATCCGGGGGTCGTCGAGGAGCTTGCGCCAGTTGTCGAGGCCCACCGGCCGCGGGTCGCCGAGGCCGTCCCAGCTGGTGAAGGAGAGATAGAGGGCCAGGGCCATCGGGACGACCGCGAAGAAGGTGAAGAAGAGGACGCCGGGGAGGGCCCAGGCGGCGTGCGGGCGGCCGGTGCGGCTCGCGTGGTGCGCCTGCCCCTTCCGCGCCGTCGGGGTCTTCTCGACCGTGACGGTCATTTCAGGCCCTTGCACGCCGTCACGAACTCGCTCGGCGTGGACTTGCCCGCGAACAGCTTGCCTATCTCCGTGTGCATCTTGGTGCCGAGGCCGTCGCCGAGCGCCTGGTCCCAGGAGAGCGTGAACGCGGGGGCCTTCTGCACCATGTCGTACTGGAACTTCGCGTACTCGGGGTTGGGCGCGGAGGTGAGGAGGCCGGCGGCGTTCGAGGTGGTCGGGACGTCGCCGTTGTCGATCAGGGCCTGCGCGTACGCCTGGGAGGCGCAGTCCTTCAGGAAGCCGACCGCCAGGTCCTTGTTCTTCGTACGGGCGTTGACGGACCAGTAGTTGGTGGGGTTGCCGACGACGTTGCGGACATCGCCCGTGCCGCCCTCGACGGTCGGGAAGGGGGCCCAGCCCAGGTTCGCCTTGGCGAAGTCCGGGAACTTGCCGAGCTGAGTGGAGTACTCCCAGGAGCCCATCAGGTGCATGGCGGCCTTGCCGCGCGCGAAGACCGCGGGGGCGCCGCCGTTGACGTACGACACCGAGGTGAACTTGGAGCCGAAGGCGTCGTCGTCGACGAGTTCCTTGACCAGTTCGGCGGCCTTGAGGATCGTGGGGTCGCCCCAGCCCTCGGCGTCGCCGTCCTGGATGCGCTTGAAGACCTCGGGGCCGCCGATACGGTCGACCAGGTACTCCAGCCACATCAGCTCGGGCCAGACGTCGGATCCGCCCAGGGCGAAGGGGGTGATCTTCGCCTTCTTGAGCTTGGCGTTGTTGTCGAGCAACTGGTCCCAGGTGGTGGGGGGCTGGAGCTTGTGCTCGGCGAAGACGGCCTTGTTGTAGAAGAGGATCACCGGTTGCATGCCGCGCATCGGAATGCCGTAGTGGCGGCCCTTGAGATCGCCTGCGGCCAGGACCGACGGCAGGAAGCCGTCCTTGAGGACCGGGTCGCCCTCGATGACGTCGGTGAGGTCGGTGAGCTTGCCCGCCTCCTCGTACGGCTTGATCGAGCCGCCGCCCCAGTTGAAGAACACGTCCGGGGCGCTGGGGGAGCCCATGGCCGTGCGGAGCTTGGGGGAGTAGTCGGAGCCGGGGACCTTCTGCAGCTTGATGGTGCCGCCGGCCTTCTTCGCCGCCGCCGACTTGTTGAACCGGTCGACGCCCGCCTGTTGGACCTTCACCGCGTCGTCGCCGTACACGAACGCGGTGAGCGTCTTGCCGTCCCCGGCGCCGCCCCCGCCGCCGGAGCCGCAGGCGGTGAGGCCGGTGCCGAGTCCCGCGGTGAGCAACGAGGCTGAACCGGCGCCGAGGAACCAGCGCCTGCTGAACGGCCGGCCGCCCGCGCTGTTGCCGGTGACCTGGCCTCTACTCTGCTCCATGACAGCACCCTTCACGAATGTTCGGACGCGCGAATGTTTCGGATGGCACTTCGAATGTTCCGGGAACGTATGACTGTCGAAAGGGTTCGTCAAGAGGTCGCGCAGGGATACGATCCCGCTCATGAAGCCCGCGAAGCCCGAGGAAACCCAGACAAGAGCGCGTGCGTCGCGGTCCACGCAGACCGCGACGCTCGCCGAGATCGCCCGCCAGGCCGGCGTTTCGGCTCCGACTGTTTCGAAGGTGCTCAACGGCCGCGCGGATGTCGCGCCCGCGACCCGTACCCGCGTCGAGGACCTGCTGCGCGCGTACGGCTACCGCCGCCGACGCGCCGAGGCGAGCCGGTCCCCCCTCATTGACCTGGTCTTCCACGAACTGGAGAGCGCCTGGGCGATGGAGGTCATCCGGGGGGTCGAGAACATCGCGCGGGAGGAGGGCCTGAGCGTCGTCCTCTCCGAGAGCGCGGGCCGGCTCACCCCCGGCCGCACCTGGGCCGACCAGGTCGCCGCGCGCCGCCCGCACGGGGTCGTCCTCGTGCTGTCCGGGCTCGACGAGTCCCAGCGCGCGCTGCTGACCAGCAGGTCCATCCCGTTCGTGGTGATGGACCCGGCCGGTGACCCCGGTGACGACGTGCCCTCGATCGGCGCCACCAACTGGCAGGGCGGCCTGGCCGCCACCCGCCATCTGGTCGAACTCGGCCACCGGCGTATCGGTGCCATCAGCGGCCCCTCGCGGATGATGTGCAGCCGCGCCCGGGTCGACGGCTACCGGGCCGCCCTGGAGACCGCCGGGCTGCCGGTCGACCCGGGCCTGCTCAAGGCCGGCGACTTCCATCACGAGACCGGCTACCGGCTGGGCCTGGAACTGCTGCGTCGCCCCGACCGCCCGACGGCAGTCTTCGCCGGCAACGACCTCCAGGCGCTCGGCCTCTACGAGGCCGCCCGGGAACTGGGCCTGCGCATCCCGGAGGACCTGAGCGTGGTCGGCTTCGACGACCTGCCGGTGGCCCGCTGGGTGGGGCCGCCGCTGACGACCGTACGGCAGCCGCTGATGGAGATGGCCGAGGCGGCGGCCCGGCTCGTCCTCGACCTCGGCCGCCAGGACGGCTCCTCGGCGGCGACCCGGGTGGAACTGGCGACGAGCCTGGTGGTGCGGAGCAGTACGGGGGTGCCGCCGAGCGGCACTGACACCGACCGGGTCCTGAGGCCGACCGAGTCCTGACGTCATTGGTCGTCTGGCGCCGGCGGTGCCCCGAGGTCAGCCGTGTGCGGACGCCTGCCGAGTCCTGAGGCCGACCGGGTCCTGAGGCGGGCCGTGCTCTGACGTCAGTGGTCGTCTGACGGCGGCGGTGCCCCGAGGTCAGCCGTGTGCGGACGCCTGCCGAGTCCTGAGGCAGGCCGTGCTCTGACGTCAGTGGTCGTCTGGCGCCGGCGGTGCCCCGAAGTCAGCCGTGTGCGGACGCCCGCCGAGTCCTGAGGCCGACCGGGTCCTGAGGCCGACCGGGTCCTGAGGCAGGCCGTGCTCTGAGGCCGGCCGTGTGCTGACGCCGACCGTGCCCTGACGCCAACTGCCCCCGAAGTCAGCCCTGCCCGGAAGGGGTGCGGGGAACTGCGCGATCGGCCACGGCGGAGCGGCGGTCGGGCTGCGGACCGGACTCGGCGACCGGCCACGGCGGAGCGGCGGTCGGCTGTGGATCGGACCCGGCGGACGGGTGTCCGACGCGGTCAAGCGCCGCCGGTGACCCGTGTGGCCGAAAGTTGATGTATTGACGGGGTGAGACAACCCGCTCCACACTCCTCCGCAGTCAATCGGTTGCACAACCGAAACTTTCGGAGGCACCCGCAATGAGAACCTCCAGAACCCCCTTGCGTTCCCGTCTCGCTTCCCTGTTCACCGGCGTGGCCGCCCTCGCAGCCCTGCTCGTCGCGGCCCCCGCCGCCCACGCCGCCGACCCGCCCCTGCGTGACCTCGCCGCCGCCAAGGGCAAGGGCATCGGCACCGCGGTGACCGGCTCCAAGCTCACCGGCACCTACGGTGAGATCGCGGGCCGGGAGTTCAACTGGCTCACCCCCGGCAACGCCATGAAGTGGGGCTCCGTCGAGCCCACCCGGGGCAATTTCAACTGGACCGAGGCCGACAGAATCGTCGACTTCGCCGAGGCCCACGACCAGGACGTACGCGGCCACACCCTGGTCTGGCACAGCCAGAACCCGAGCTGGCTCGACAACGGCACCTGGACGCCCGCGCAGCTCAGCCAGCTGATGAACGACCACATCGCGCTCGAAGTCGGCCGCTACAAGGGCCGGTTGGCCGCCTGGGACGTGGTGAACGAACCCTTCAACGAGGACGGCACCTACCGCCAGACCCTCTGGTACAACGGCCTCGGCACCGACTACATCGCCCAGGCGCTCACCGCCGCCCGCGCCGCCGACCCGGCCGCCAAGCTCTACATCAACGACTACAACGTCGAGGGCGTCAACGCCAAGAGCACGGCCCTCTACAACCTGGTCAGGGACCTGAAGGCGCGAGGCGTCCCGATCGACGGGGTCGGCCTCCAGGCCCATCTGATCCTCGGCCAGGTGCCGTCGACCCTGCAGCAGAACATCCAGCGCTTCGCCGACCTGGGCGTGGACGTCGCCATCACGGAACTCGACATCCGGATGCAACTTCCGGCCACCGAGGCCAAGCTGGCCCAGCAGCGC
Proteins encoded:
- a CDS encoding LacI family DNA-binding transcriptional regulator yields the protein MKPAKPEETQTRARASRSTQTATLAEIARQAGVSAPTVSKVLNGRADVAPATRTRVEDLLRAYGYRRRRAEASRSPLIDLVFHELESAWAMEVIRGVENIAREEGLSVVLSESAGRLTPGRTWADQVAARRPHGVVLVLSGLDESQRALLTSRSIPFVVMDPAGDPGDDVPSIGATNWQGGLAATRHLVELGHRRIGAISGPSRMMCSRARVDGYRAALETAGLPVDPGLLKAGDFHHETGYRLGLELLRRPDRPTAVFAGNDLQALGLYEAARELGLRIPEDLSVVGFDDLPVARWVGPPLTTVRQPLMEMAEAAARLVLDLGRQDGSSAATRVELATSLVVRSSTGVPPSGTDTDRVLRPTES
- a CDS encoding carbohydrate ABC transporter permease, encoding MTVTVEKTPTARKGQAHHASRTGRPHAAWALPGVLFFTFFAVVPMALALYLSFTSWDGLGDPRPVGLDNWRKLLDDPRMTQSLWLTVVLTVASWVFQTVIALLLGVWAAGRQRNRAILSAVFFVPFLLSSTAIAILFYALLDPNFGIIQKDTLGSQSGAFLAIVFVGGWQFIPFHTLIYQGGARQIPDVLYQAAAIDGAGRYRQFFSITLPQLRHTITTSTVLMVVGSLTYFETVLILTKGGPGTDTAILPYLMYEAGFKTYDFGYASAIASFLVIAATGLSLVLVRLTGFGAMRSTREGM
- a CDS encoding carbohydrate ABC transporter permease, coding for MSHDTLARPTKTDEPSRERVTASRRRRHWTRRANPVAGLGAFIWLAIVLIPIYAMLSASLTGADKALTGNPLKPPTDPTLDNYNTVLTTGFGHLLSNTAIVAVSVVGIVLSLSIPLAYVTVRTRDRWSNAAFRLFLLGVAIPAQAVVVPLYLLIAKLDLYDTLLAVILPTAAFAMPVSVLVLVGTLRDVSEDLYEAMALDGASPLRMLFQLTIPLAKGGISTVVIFSALQAWNGFLFPLIFTQSDEPRVLTLGLFNYVSQFGINIPAVLASVVLSGIPIFAVYLVARRALVGGLMGVGGK
- a CDS encoding endo-1,4-beta-xylanase, whose translation is MRTSRTPLRSRLASLFTGVAALAALLVAAPAAHAADPPLRDLAAAKGKGIGTAVTGSKLTGTYGEIAGREFNWLTPGNAMKWGSVEPTRGNFNWTEADRIVDFAEAHDQDVRGHTLVWHSQNPSWLDNGTWTPAQLSQLMNDHIALEVGRYKGRLAAWDVVNEPFNEDGTYRQTLWYNGLGTDYIAQALTAARAADPAAKLYINDYNVEGVNAKSTALYNLVRDLKARGVPIDGVGLQAHLILGQVPSTLQQNIQRFADLGVDVAITELDIRMQLPATEAKLAQQRTEYDAVVKACVAVTRCTAVTVWGFTDSDSWIPDTFPGQGAATPYDENYAPKPAYHGIVTALGGTVTEPPVPAGCSAAYSVANQWNTGFTGNVTIRCAAGSSLSSWRVTWTFGAGQQVGQAWNATCTQTGATVSCANASWNGGVSSGGSVSFGFNGTWSGSNPVPTVTLG
- a CDS encoding ABC transporter substrate-binding protein, whose translation is MEQSRGQVTGNSAGGRPFSRRWFLGAGSASLLTAGLGTGLTACGSGGGGGAGDGKTLTAFVYGDDAVKVQQAGVDRFNKSAAAKKAGGTIKLQKVPGSDYSPKLRTAMGSPSAPDVFFNWGGGSIKPYEEAGKLTDLTDVIEGDPVLKDGFLPSVLAAGDLKGRHYGIPMRGMQPVILFYNKAVFAEHKLQPPTTWDQLLDNNAKLKKAKITPFALGGSDVWPELMWLEYLVDRIGGPEVFKRIQDGDAEGWGDPTILKAAELVKELVDDDAFGSKFTSVSYVNGGAPAVFARGKAAMHLMGSWEYSTQLGKFPDFAKANLGWAPFPTVEGGTGDVRNVVGNPTNYWSVNARTKNKDLAVGFLKDCASQAYAQALIDNGDVPTTSNAAGLLTSAPNPEYAKFQYDMVQKAPAFTLSWDQALGDGLGTKMHTEIGKLFAGKSTPSEFVTACKGLK